The following coding sequences are from one Ficedula albicollis isolate OC2 chromosome 14, FicAlb1.5, whole genome shotgun sequence window:
- the LOC101815482 gene encoding protein syndesmos has protein sequence MQMRFDGLLGFPGGFVDRRYWSLEDGLNRVLGLGLGCVRLTEADYLCSHLTEGPHRVVAHFYARQLTLEELHTIEISAVHSRDHGMEVMGMVRVPLYTQKDRMGGLPNFLANSFVGTAKFQLLFALKILNMVPEEKLAEAVAATQRPKKTAIDHSGGAAGHHRAGNELARAGNELGERGEHHGLVHAGAEQLVGLEGDAEALEGADVEQAVAEGME, from the exons ATGCAGATGCGATTTGACGGACTGCTGGGCTTTCCCGGGGGGTTCGTGGATCGCCGTTACTGGTCCCTGGAGGACGGTCTGAATCGGGTGCTGGGCTTGGGTTTAGGCTGTGTGCGCCTGACGGAAGCTGACTATCTGTGCTCGCACCTGACAGAGGGGCCACATCGCGTGGTGGCACACTTCTACGCCAGGCAGCTcaccctggaggagctgcacacCATCGAGATCAGCGCGGTGCATTCCCGAGACCACGGGATGGAG GTGATGGGCATGGTCCGTGTCCCCCTCTACACCCAGAAGGATCGCATGGGTGGGCTGCCCAACTTCCTGGCCAACTCCTTCGTAGGAACCGCCAAGTTCCAGCTCCTGTTTGCCCTGAAGATCCTGAACATGGTGCCGGAGGAGAAGCTGGCCGAGGCGGTGGCTGCCACGCAGAGGCCGAAGAAGACGGCCATCGACCACTCCggaggggcagcaggacacCACAGGGCTGGCAACGAGCTGGCTAGAGCGGGCAACGagctgggagagaggggagagcaCCACGGCCTGGTGCACGCGGGGGCCGAGcagctggtggggctggagggCGATGCCGAGGCGCTGGAGGGCGCCGATGTGGAGCAGGCGGTGGCCGAGGGGATGGAGTGA